In Labrus bergylta chromosome 1, fLabBer1.1, whole genome shotgun sequence, one genomic interval encodes:
- the LOC109990784 gene encoding vasorin, translated as MLPYLLLFLSSGLVLSSDCPADCACQGQDSIFCIHRRSSTVPRVPTTTQNLYIFQNGINTLSQEDFKDLGELELLDLSQNELAEIPDDVFEMLAKLKNLDLSSNQITHISKGTFSGLVQLERLYLHANRIQSIHLEAFEGLEMLLELKLQGNQLTSLPSLNFPQLLLLDLSHNNIPTLGPFDLQTPHLEALKISSLGLTSVDDDLIASLGNLHELDISTNQLTEVPQALKQDSLKGLIKLSLAANPLGQLRIEDFQKLTGLQDLDLSGLNLQGFPQSFFQTFPRLIHLTAAENPFNCLCPLAWFPVWLRDKNVNLGRLEETRCHFPLVNAGKKLSDLEYKDFGCPPSTTVLIGSPIGSTPVPQMPTTSSETTHTNAIPPPPPPSEENVSSKTDSYPLPPHPPVSPTSNSGEYEPHICPPNICLNGGTCNFDPLGQLGCLCPSGTSGLYCENVDEVPEPPKRSATEGSMVDPVVPTELDAISSRQVTSTSILLDLHRFIETRPHIRGIRLTYRNLSGPDRRPIILSVPASYPEYTLRGLRPNCTYSVCASPLGERINSRSNSSLETGWCTEARTEGVPLTSVEPRVETQSQLTYTLVPALAALGLVLGLAVLAGTIICLRKKSKAKSGIELELGPADSDPMELEGIKAGLENGGNGTLPHKQPEIDCCHNPQAPPSLLQNGALEHEVPLMQGHCPSNNNLASLKPSYF; from the coding sequence ATGCTGCCTTATCTCCTCTTGTTCCTCTCATCTGGTTTGGTTTTGTCCTCCGACTGCCCAGCAGACTGTGCCTGTCAAGGCCAGGACTCGATATTCTGCATTCATCGCCGCTCCAGCACTGTACCCCGTGTTCCTACCACCACCCAAAATCTATACATCTTCCAGAACGGCATCAATACTTTGTCCCAAGAGGACTTCAAGGACCTTGGGGAGTTAGAGTTACTAGATCTCAGTCAGAATGAGCTGGCAGAGATTCCAGATGATGTGTTTGAGATGCTAGCAAAGCTGAAGAACTTGGACCTGTCATCTAACCAAATAACCCACATCTCCAAAGGCACTTTTTCTGGGTTGGTCCAACTGGAGCGACTGTATCTTCATGCAAACCGCATTCAGAGCATCCACTTGGAAGCCTTTGAGGGCTTAGAGATGCTACTGGAACTTAAGCTCCAAGGAAACCAGCTCACTTCTCTTCCATCTCTCAATTTCCCCCAGCTTTTGCTTCTAGACCTCAGCCACAACAACATCCCAACCCTGGGACCCTTTGATCTCCAGACTCCCCACTTGGAGGCCCTTAAGATTTCCTCTCTTGGGCTTACTTCTGTGGATGATGATCTCATAGCCTCCCTAGGGAACCTCCATGAGCTTGACATATCCACAAACCAGTTAACCGAGGTGCCCCAGGCGTTAAAGCAGGACTCCCTAAAAGGGCTGATCAAGCTCAGTCTGGCTGCAAACCCATTGGGCCAGCTCAGGATCGAGGACTTTCAGAAACTGACTGGACTTCAAGATCTTGATCTCAGTGGACTAAATCTCCAGGGATTTCCTCAGAGTTTCTTCCAGACCTTCCCAAGGTTAATTCACCTTACGGCTGCAGAGAACCCATTTAACTGCTTGTGTCCATTAGCCTGGTTCCCAGTGTGGCTAAGAGATAAGAATGTGAATCTGGGGAGGCTTGAAGAAACCAGGTGCCACTTCCCTCTAGTTAATGCTGGAAAGAAGCTTTCAGACCTAGAGTACAAAGATTTTGGATGTCCACCTTCCACAACAGTTCTGATTGGCTCTCCCATTGGAAGTACTCCTGTTCCCCAGATGCCCAccacctcttcagaaaccaccCACACCaatgctattcctcctcctcctccacccagTGAGGAAAATGTCTCCTCAAAAACAGACAGCTACCCCCTTCCACCTCACCCTCCTGTGTCCCCTACTTCCAACAGTGGTGAATACGAGCCTCACATCTGCCCACCAAACATCTGCCTCAATGGAGGCACTTGTAATTTTGACCCATTGGGTCAACTCGGCTGTCTATGTCCCTCAGGAACCTCTGGCCTCTACTGTGAAAATGTGGATGAGGTTCCTGAGCCACCAAAACGTTCAGCAACAGAAGGTTCAATGGTTGACCCTGTGGTTCCCACTGAACTTGATGCTATCAGCTCACGGCAGGTGACCTCCACATCTATCCTTCTTGACCTGCACCGTTTCATTGAAACAAGGCCACACATCCGTGGCATTAGGTTAACCTATAGAAACCTCTCTGGACCTGACCGCCGCCCCATTATCCTGAGTGTGCCGGCATCCTACCCTGAGTACACCTTGCGTGGTTTGAGACCCAACTGTACCTACTCAGTCTGCGCTAGTCCCCTGGGTGAGAGAATCAACTCTAGGTCCAACAGCTCTTTAGAAACCGGGTGGTGTACGGAGGCTCGCACAGAAGGCGTTCCACTGACATCAGTAGAACCAAGGGTGGAGACGCAGAGCCAGCTGACATACACTCTTGTCCCTGCCCTCGCTGCCCTGGGCCTTGTGCTTGGGTTGGCTGTGTTGGCCGGGACAATCATCTGTTTGCGGAAGAAGAGCAAGGCCAAGTCAGGAATAGAGCTGGAGCTGGGCCCAGCTGATTCGGACCCTATGGAACTAGAAGGGATAAAGGCTGGCTTGGAGAATGGGGGAAATGGTACATTGCCCCACAAACAGCCTGAGATTGACTGCTGTCACAATCCTCAGGCACCTCCATCTTTACTACAAAACGGGGCTTTGGAACACGAAGTACCCCTAATGCAAGGACACTGCCCATCAAATAACAATCTAGCATCCCTAAAGCCATCATATTTCTAG